In the genome of Nocardia sp. NBC_00416, one region contains:
- a CDS encoding aldehyde dehydrogenase: protein MTITDTLASAPPVADRAQVFIGGRWVDSTGDEWIELVDPWSEQTAARIRSATTQDVERAVDAARRSFDSGVWSGKSMSERAEVIDEIATLLERRLDDLTTIGVLEVGVPITVSAGTQQMSVGLFRAVAAEARDFTPREDRTRADGGVSRILAEPTGVVAAIIPWNGPIGTIAFKVAPALAAGCSVILKGAPDAPLSPAVFADVIAELVAAGKIPEGVVSVLIADREVSESLVTNPGVDHITFTGSTAAGRRIAALAGARIARVSLELGGKSAAIILDDADLDHVLQSLPMGGCMQSGQACIALTRVLVSRARHDEVAAALTAAYSALPMGNPWAPENFLGPLAGQRHYERVQGYIDAAVRDGATVLTGGGRPDELTQGYFVAPTLIDGVRNDMRIAREEVFGPVISLITYEDEDDAVAIANDSIYGLSGAVYTEDVDRGYALAQRIRTGTVSVNGSVIDFTLPFGGYKQSGMGREGGVEGLAEFFETKTVHMPAPAQ from the coding sequence ATGACCATTACAGACACCCTTGCCTCGGCGCCACCGGTCGCCGACCGCGCACAGGTCTTCATCGGCGGCCGCTGGGTCGATTCGACCGGCGACGAGTGGATCGAACTCGTCGACCCGTGGAGCGAACAGACGGCCGCCCGGATCCGCAGTGCCACAACTCAGGACGTCGAACGCGCGGTGGACGCCGCCCGCCGGTCCTTCGACTCCGGTGTCTGGTCCGGTAAATCCATGTCGGAGCGGGCCGAGGTGATCGACGAGATCGCCACCCTGCTCGAGCGGCGACTCGACGATCTCACCACCATCGGAGTGCTCGAAGTGGGCGTCCCGATCACGGTGAGCGCCGGGACCCAGCAGATGAGCGTCGGCCTTTTCCGCGCGGTCGCGGCGGAGGCGCGCGACTTCACACCGCGCGAGGACCGGACTCGCGCCGACGGCGGGGTATCGCGCATTCTCGCGGAGCCCACCGGGGTCGTCGCCGCGATCATTCCCTGGAACGGGCCGATCGGAACCATCGCGTTCAAGGTCGCGCCCGCGCTCGCGGCGGGGTGCTCGGTCATCCTCAAGGGCGCGCCCGACGCGCCGTTGTCCCCGGCCGTGTTCGCCGATGTGATCGCCGAACTCGTGGCCGCGGGCAAGATCCCCGAAGGCGTGGTCAGCGTGCTGATCGCCGACCGGGAGGTCTCGGAGAGCCTGGTTACCAACCCCGGCGTCGATCACATCACTTTCACCGGGTCCACCGCCGCCGGACGGCGGATCGCGGCACTGGCCGGTGCGCGGATCGCGCGAGTGTCCCTGGAACTGGGCGGGAAATCCGCGGCGATAATCCTCGACGACGCGGACCTGGACCATGTTCTGCAGTCATTGCCGATGGGCGGCTGCATGCAGTCGGGACAGGCGTGTATCGCGCTGACCCGGGTACTGGTCTCACGAGCGCGCCACGACGAGGTCGCGGCCGCGCTTACCGCCGCCTATTCGGCACTGCCGATGGGCAACCCGTGGGCGCCGGAGAACTTTCTCGGCCCCCTTGCCGGGCAGCGTCATTACGAACGTGTGCAGGGCTATATCGACGCCGCCGTGCGGGACGGGGCCACCGTCCTCACCGGAGGCGGCCGCCCGGACGAACTGACCCAGGGGTACTTCGTCGCCCCGACCCTGATCGACGGAGTGCGCAACGATATGCGCATCGCCCGGGAAGAGGTGTTCGGTCCCGTCATCTCGCTCATCACCTACGAGGACGAGGACGACGCGGTGGCGATCGCCAACGATTCCATCTACGGCCTCTCCGGCGCGGTGTACACCGAGGACGTGGACCGCGGTTACGCGCTGGCCCAGCGGATCCGGACCGGCACCGTGAGCGTCAACGGTTCGGTCATCGATTTCACCCTGCCGTTCGGCGGATACAAGCAGTCCGGTATGGGGCGCGAGGGCGGAGTCGAGGGTCTCGCGGAGTTCTTCGAGACGAAGACCGTGCACATGCCCGCCCCGGCGCAATAG
- a CDS encoding GNAT family N-acetyltransferase, which produces MISYRWRAALDEDERAQVLALVRAAAGYDAEAGFSTIDPHAVGERSDDPVRVAHLPIRARRDLSIRADAPWVTVAYLNLVVDAEGLGTVRFVVHPDYRSRGIATLLVEELGLDTSPAGGWAGTGARALRAWAYGSHPAAERLATRFGISVVERRWTLVRHLSGPWAVPLAEVDPGRAVPESVPVRPGDEVAESAAVSPASDGESLHGQGRVIAVRDSQGAVGAIRFDTELVAHAEFRAAWIGGVAVAERAADGDLGSALLGRALGEMRAAGAQLALVQIDPRDERDVRMWRLQWFEQEDAHVRYGVGAT; this is translated from the coding sequence ATGATCTCTTACCGATGGCGCGCCGCACTGGACGAGGACGAGCGCGCGCAGGTGCTGGCGCTGGTGCGCGCGGCGGCCGGCTACGACGCCGAGGCCGGATTCTCGACGATCGATCCGCATGCGGTCGGCGAACGATCCGACGATCCGGTCCGGGTCGCGCATCTGCCGATCCGGGCCCGGCGGGATCTGAGCATCCGCGCCGACGCTCCCTGGGTGACGGTCGCCTACCTGAATCTGGTGGTCGACGCGGAAGGTCTCGGCACCGTGCGTTTCGTGGTGCACCCGGACTACCGATCGCGGGGCATCGCCACCCTCCTCGTCGAAGAGCTGGGCCTGGACACCTCCCCGGCCGGCGGCTGGGCGGGAACCGGCGCGCGTGCGCTGCGTGCCTGGGCGTACGGCAGTCATCCCGCGGCCGAGCGGCTCGCGACGCGATTCGGCATCTCGGTGGTCGAACGGCGCTGGACTCTGGTCCGGCATCTGTCCGGACCGTGGGCGGTGCCGCTCGCCGAGGTGGACCCCGGCCGGGCGGTCCCCGAGTCTGTTCCGGTCCGCCCCGGCGACGAGGTCGCCGAGTCCGCGGCGGTGTCGCCCGCATCCGACGGTGAGTCGCTGCACGGGCAGGGCCGGGTGATCGCCGTGCGGGACTCGCAGGGTGCGGTGGGGGCGATCCGATTCGATACCGAGTTGGTGGCACACGCCGAATTCCGGGCGGCCTGGATCGGCGGTGTCGCCGTCGCGGAACGAGCCGCGGACGGGGATCTGGGGTCGGCACTGCTGGGACGCGCGCTGGGGGAGATGCGCGCCGCCGGTGCCCAGCTGGCGCTCGTGCAAATCGATCCTCGCGATGAGCGAGATGTCCGGATGTGGCGATTGCAGTGGTTCGAGCAGGAGGACGCCCATGTTCGATACGGCGTCGGTGCTACATGA
- a CDS encoding aromatic ring-hydroxylating oxygenase subunit alpha: MTEVGAPREERIRRTLEHLRNDTTDEFEHTTWFRPEEFTDTAIAKRERDLVFGRVPSIVAHGSEIPRAGDFFTLQLPRNNVIVVRQRDGGVKTLVNLCRHRGAMVEKEEKGRCRLFSCPYHRWSYDTDGSLRTITRDNTFGEAEREQMGLIALPTEERHGFIWVVDDADAEIDVAAWLGPEMDAVLASYDLSALVTVRSEGFDEPVNWKIMQDAFLDGYHIQYAHPNTAAKHIHTNVLAFDDFGRHCRFIAPRKSIDRWIEEDPGDTSLAGHVTETHFLLPNSTLLRQPDHFQLLTFRPHPTDPQRSRMEMRLIVPKVEDTEMTEERWTRIWDKNWEILLAVLHAEDFPLLRDSQVSMASANAGRMILGRNEVANQVFRRGVQTLLAQP; encoded by the coding sequence ATGACCGAGGTCGGAGCACCCCGCGAGGAACGCATTCGCCGCACGCTCGAGCATCTGCGCAACGACACCACCGACGAGTTCGAACACACCACCTGGTTCCGGCCGGAGGAGTTCACCGATACCGCGATCGCCAAGCGCGAACGCGATCTGGTCTTCGGCCGGGTGCCCAGCATCGTCGCGCACGGATCCGAGATCCCACGGGCCGGCGACTTCTTCACCCTGCAGTTGCCGCGGAACAACGTGATCGTGGTCCGCCAGCGCGACGGGGGCGTGAAAACGCTCGTCAACCTGTGCCGGCATCGCGGAGCCATGGTCGAGAAGGAGGAAAAGGGGCGGTGCCGCCTCTTCTCCTGCCCGTACCACCGGTGGTCCTACGACACCGACGGCAGCCTGCGCACCATCACCCGCGACAACACCTTCGGCGAAGCCGAACGGGAGCAGATGGGCCTGATCGCACTACCCACCGAGGAGCGGCACGGCTTCATCTGGGTGGTCGACGACGCCGACGCCGAGATCGATGTCGCGGCCTGGCTGGGCCCGGAGATGGACGCGGTCCTCGCCTCCTACGACCTTTCCGCACTGGTCACCGTCCGGTCCGAGGGTTTCGACGAGCCGGTGAACTGGAAGATCATGCAGGATGCCTTCCTGGACGGCTACCACATCCAGTACGCGCATCCCAACACCGCCGCCAAGCACATCCACACCAATGTGCTGGCATTCGACGATTTCGGCCGGCACTGCCGCTTCATCGCGCCGCGCAAGTCGATCGACCGGTGGATCGAGGAGGACCCGGGCGACACCAGCCTGGCCGGCCATGTCACCGAAACCCATTTCCTGCTGCCCAACAGCACACTGCTGCGCCAACCTGACCATTTCCAGTTGCTCACCTTCCGGCCCCATCCGACCGACCCGCAGCGCAGCCGGATGGAGATGCGGTTGATCGTGCCCAAGGTCGAGGACACCGAGATGACCGAGGAACGCTGGACCCGGATCTGGGACAAGAACTGGGAGATCCTGCTGGCCGTCCTGCACGCCGAGGATTTCCCGCTGCTGCGCGACTCCCAGGTGAGTATGGCCAGCGCGAACGCCGGACGGATGATCCTGGGCCGCAACGAGGTGGCCAACCAGGTGTTCCGCCGCGGCGTGCAAACACTTCTCGCCCAGCCCTGA
- a CDS encoding aldehyde dehydrogenase codes for MDTTLDRRALFIDGEWVTPRTDSTVEVIEAATEKVLGTSALAEQADIDAAVAAARRALPAWRGLSPADRAALLDGFAAALKARAKQTAALTSRENGMPISLSIAVNGYAPSLMFGYYADAVRDTVRDEVRPSAFGGRTVVRRDPVGVVAAITPWNYPQSLAAMKLAPALAAGCTVVLKPAPETALDAFVFAEAALEAGIPPGVLNIVPGGREAGSYLVAHPDIDKVAFTGSTPAGQAIGEVCGRLLRPVTLELGGKSAALVADDADLDVFTANLLEVALVNNGQTCHASTRILAPRSRYAEVVEAVTETVRNLRIGDPLDRQTQIGPLVSAAQRDRVVGYIDSGRWDGYRITTGGGIPADRPTGWYVEPTVFEGVHNAARIAQDEIFGPVLTITPYDGEQDAIEIANDSRYGLGGTVWTTDEERGLALADRIHSGTVGVNHYQLDLDAPFGGVKASGLGRELGPEGLTPYYTTKSVYFGTR; via the coding sequence ATGGACACCACCCTGGACCGGCGCGCGCTGTTCATCGACGGCGAATGGGTCACTCCGCGTACCGATTCCACCGTCGAGGTGATCGAGGCGGCGACGGAGAAAGTGCTCGGCACCTCCGCGCTCGCGGAACAGGCCGATATCGATGCCGCCGTGGCAGCGGCCCGCCGAGCCCTGCCGGCATGGCGGGGGCTGAGCCCGGCGGACCGTGCCGCGCTGCTGGACGGATTCGCCGCGGCCCTGAAGGCGCGGGCGAAGCAGACCGCCGCGCTCACCAGCCGTGAGAACGGGATGCCGATCTCGTTGTCGATCGCCGTCAACGGCTACGCCCCGAGCCTCATGTTCGGGTATTACGCCGACGCGGTGCGCGATACCGTGCGCGATGAGGTGCGGCCGAGTGCTTTCGGCGGACGCACGGTAGTGCGCCGCGACCCGGTGGGTGTGGTGGCCGCGATCACCCCGTGGAACTATCCGCAGTCGCTGGCGGCGATGAAACTCGCGCCGGCCCTGGCCGCCGGATGCACCGTGGTGCTCAAGCCGGCTCCCGAAACCGCCTTGGACGCATTCGTTTTCGCGGAGGCCGCGCTGGAGGCGGGAATTCCGCCGGGCGTGCTGAACATCGTCCCGGGCGGGCGGGAGGCCGGTTCGTATCTGGTCGCGCATCCCGATATCGACAAGGTCGCCTTCACCGGATCCACCCCGGCCGGGCAGGCCATCGGTGAGGTGTGCGGGCGGCTGCTGCGACCGGTCACCCTGGAACTCGGCGGCAAATCCGCCGCTCTGGTCGCTGATGACGCCGATCTCGACGTCTTCACGGCGAATCTGCTCGAGGTCGCGTTGGTGAACAACGGCCAGACCTGCCATGCGAGTACCCGGATCCTCGCGCCCCGCAGCCGGTACGCGGAGGTCGTCGAGGCCGTCACCGAAACGGTGCGGAATCTGCGTATCGGTGATCCGCTGGATCGGCAGACCCAGATCGGCCCGCTGGTCAGCGCCGCGCAGCGCGACCGGGTGGTCGGCTATATCGACTCCGGGCGCTGGGACGGCTACCGGATCACCACCGGCGGCGGTATCCCCGCCGACCGGCCCACCGGCTGGTACGTCGAGCCGACGGTCTTCGAAGGCGTGCACAATGCCGCGCGGATCGCGCAGGACGAGATCTTCGGCCCGGTGCTCACGATCACCCCGTACGACGGCGAGCAGGACGCGATCGAGATCGCCAACGATTCCCGGTACGGGCTCGGCGGCACCGTGTGGACGACCGACGAGGAACGGGGGCTGGCCCTCGCGGACCGGATCCACAGCGGCACGGTGGGAGTCAACCACTATCAACTCGACCTGGACGCGCCGTTCGGCGGGGTCAAGGCTTCCGGCCTGGGACGCGAACTCGGCCCGGAGGGGCTCACCCCTTACTACACCACGAAGTCCGTCTACTTCGGTACGCGCTGA
- a CDS encoding mycofactocin-coupled SDR family oxidoreductase, protein MKRLEGKVAFITGVARGQGRSHAVRLAEEGAAIIGMDICAQIPSVFYPMATEEDLAETVRLVKEAGGQIVTTIGDVRDRVDVQRAYDAGIEQFGHVDIVVPNAGIMPVLDQGSEPQAWHDAVDTMLTGVWHALEVTVPGMIERGEGGSIAITSSAAGLRSIGLSTFPGQAGYSAAKHGVVGLMRLYSKQLAKHFIRVNTIHPTGVNTPMVANAEYGAFVNAHPEVANDDAYKNPMPVELIEAIDISNALVFLASDEARYITGVTLPVDAGYNNR, encoded by the coding sequence ATGAAGCGTCTCGAAGGCAAGGTCGCGTTCATCACCGGTGTGGCGCGTGGGCAGGGACGGTCGCACGCCGTCCGCCTCGCGGAAGAAGGCGCGGCGATCATCGGCATGGATATCTGTGCCCAGATCCCCTCGGTCTTCTACCCGATGGCCACCGAGGAGGACCTCGCCGAGACCGTCCGGCTGGTCAAGGAGGCCGGCGGGCAGATCGTCACCACCATCGGCGACGTCCGCGATCGCGTCGACGTGCAGCGGGCCTACGACGCGGGCATCGAACAATTCGGCCACGTCGACATCGTCGTGCCGAATGCCGGCATCATGCCGGTGCTCGACCAGGGCAGCGAGCCCCAGGCGTGGCACGACGCGGTCGACACCATGCTCACCGGTGTCTGGCACGCGCTGGAAGTGACCGTGCCCGGCATGATCGAACGCGGCGAAGGCGGTTCGATCGCGATCACCAGCTCGGCCGCCGGACTGCGCAGTATCGGGTTGAGCACCTTTCCGGGGCAGGCCGGATACTCCGCCGCCAAGCACGGAGTCGTCGGTCTCATGCGGCTGTACTCGAAGCAGCTCGCCAAGCATTTCATCCGCGTCAACACCATTCACCCGACCGGCGTCAACACCCCGATGGTGGCCAATGCCGAGTACGGGGCGTTCGTCAACGCGCACCCCGAAGTCGCCAACGACGACGCGTACAAGAACCCGATGCCGGTCGAGTTGATCGAGGCCATCGATATCAGCAACGCGCTGGTATTCCTCGCTTCCGACGAGGCCCGCTACATCACCGGCGTCACCCTCCCGGTCGACGCCGGCTACAACAACCGCTGA
- a CDS encoding CaiB/BaiF CoA transferase family protein, whose amino-acid sequence MTLPLHGVRVLDLTDSLGESSGRYLADLGAEVIRVEPPGGSRSRTAEPVLDGVSIPFALRNANKLGITVDLTTAPGRARLTELARDADILLESRPPGDLSELGVGPAEIRRAAPSLVWVSISGFGQDGPYRDWLATEPVLYGMSGVLSRSGAPGAEPLLPPAGLVEETVGVHAAWAALLAYHRRLDTGRGETVDISAFEVMVHGFDPGFGTQGSAAAGRSEDFPRGRPDASNFYPVFPCRDGHVRICLLARRQWRGMFEWLGAPEKFADPKYDTIPARFAAADSLHPLIERLFAGHTQAELVAEGARRGVPVGGVHTLTEVLATEHFDTNGSLVDAELAVGLRARVPSGYVSLGGRRAGFRTRAPEPGEHDALDLTRSRPAATPAGDPSAAPLAGLRVLDLGVIVFGAELSRQFADYGAEVIKIENANFPDGLRQSKRGAALAASVAWGHRNKRSLGLDLRSTEGVALFRRLVADADVVLANFKPGTLASMGLSYEVLAEINPRVVVSESSAFGSTGPWRARLGYGPLVRASCGVSALWRYPDDAELLCDGQTVYPDHIAAQVTAVSVLAALIARRRSGRGTDIEVAQADTALVQLGAQLVTEGLRPGTVTAPGNADPGAAPSGVYACAGDDEWCVVTVRDDSQWAALCDLLDRPELRDDSRFATGAQRVAHRAAADQLLAQWLRTQDPRTAAAALQQAGVPAGAMVRLPELLTDPHLTARATYTEVEHELLPMTLPATARAAAFAEIADPPVRQAPIAGEHTREVCAGVLGMTETEIDEMVRAGVLQPPATDPARVREPAAG is encoded by the coding sequence ATGACACTTCCGCTGCACGGCGTCCGGGTTCTCGACCTCACCGACAGCCTCGGGGAATCGAGTGGACGCTATCTCGCCGACCTCGGCGCCGAGGTGATCCGCGTCGAACCGCCGGGCGGCTCGCGGTCGCGCACGGCCGAACCGGTGCTCGACGGGGTGAGCATCCCGTTCGCACTGCGCAACGCCAACAAGCTCGGGATCACCGTCGACCTCACCACGGCGCCGGGCCGGGCCCGCCTGACCGAGCTGGCCCGTGACGCGGATATCCTGCTCGAGTCCCGGCCGCCCGGAGATCTGTCGGAGCTCGGTGTGGGTCCGGCCGAGATACGGCGTGCCGCACCGAGTCTGGTGTGGGTATCGATCAGCGGATTCGGCCAGGACGGGCCCTACCGTGACTGGCTGGCCACCGAACCCGTCCTCTACGGGATGTCGGGTGTGCTCTCCCGTTCCGGGGCTCCCGGCGCCGAACCGCTGCTTCCCCCGGCCGGTCTGGTCGAGGAGACCGTCGGTGTGCACGCCGCCTGGGCGGCGTTGCTCGCCTATCACCGCCGGCTCGACACCGGTCGTGGTGAGACCGTGGACATCTCGGCCTTCGAGGTAATGGTGCACGGTTTCGATCCGGGGTTCGGGACGCAGGGGTCCGCCGCGGCCGGGCGGTCGGAGGACTTTCCGCGTGGTCGCCCCGACGCGTCGAATTTCTACCCGGTTTTCCCGTGCCGCGACGGTCACGTCCGGATCTGCCTGCTGGCCAGGCGGCAGTGGCGCGGAATGTTCGAATGGCTCGGTGCGCCAGAAAAATTCGCGGATCCGAAGTACGACACCATTCCGGCCCGCTTCGCGGCCGCCGATTCCCTGCATCCCCTCATCGAGCGACTGTTCGCCGGGCACACCCAGGCGGAACTGGTCGCCGAGGGCGCCCGTCGCGGGGTACCGGTCGGGGGAGTGCACACGCTGACCGAAGTGCTCGCCACCGAACACTTCGATACGAACGGCTCTCTGGTGGACGCCGAGCTCGCCGTCGGCCTGCGTGCCCGCGTCCCTTCGGGCTACGTGTCGCTCGGCGGTCGCCGCGCCGGATTCCGCACGCGGGCACCGGAGCCCGGCGAGCACGATGCCCTGGACCTGACCCGAAGCCGCCCCGCCGCGACACCGGCCGGCGATCCGTCGGCCGCGCCCCTGGCGGGACTCAGAGTGCTGGACCTCGGTGTCATCGTCTTCGGCGCGGAACTGAGCCGGCAGTTCGCGGACTACGGCGCCGAGGTGATCAAGATCGAGAACGCGAATTTCCCGGACGGCCTGCGCCAGTCCAAACGCGGCGCCGCGCTGGCGGCCTCCGTCGCGTGGGGGCATCGGAACAAGCGCAGTCTCGGACTGGACCTGCGCAGTACCGAGGGCGTCGCGCTGTTCCGCCGCCTCGTCGCCGACGCTGATGTGGTGCTCGCCAACTTCAAACCCGGCACGCTCGCCTCGATGGGACTGTCCTACGAGGTTCTCGCGGAGATCAATCCACGCGTGGTCGTCTCGGAATCCAGTGCGTTCGGCAGTACGGGACCGTGGCGGGCCCGCCTCGGTTACGGACCGCTGGTCCGCGCCTCGTGCGGGGTGTCGGCGCTGTGGCGTTATCCCGACGACGCGGAACTGCTCTGCGATGGGCAGACGGTCTATCCCGACCATATCGCCGCCCAGGTCACCGCCGTATCGGTACTCGCCGCCCTGATCGCCCGCCGCCGCAGCGGCCGCGGCACCGATATCGAAGTCGCGCAGGCCGATACCGCGCTCGTGCAACTCGGGGCCCAATTGGTGACCGAGGGGCTGCGGCCGGGCACCGTGACCGCACCGGGGAACGCGGATCCCGGCGCCGCGCCGAGCGGTGTGTACGCGTGCGCGGGCGATGACGAATGGTGTGTGGTCACGGTGCGCGACGACAGCCAGTGGGCCGCACTGTGCGACCTGCTCGACCGGCCGGAGCTGCGGGACGACAGTCGATTCGCCACCGGGGCACAGCGCGTCGCGCACCGTGCCGCGGCGGATCAGCTACTCGCGCAATGGTTGCGTACGCAGGACCCGCGGACGGCCGCCGCGGCCCTCCAGCAGGCCGGGGTACCCGCCGGTGCCATGGTGCGGCTGCCGGAACTGCTCACCGACCCGCACCTGACGGCCCGCGCGACCTATACCGAGGTCGAGCACGAACTGTTGCCGATGACCCTGCCCGCCACCGCCCGTGCCGCCGCCTTCGCCGAGATCGCCGACCCTCCGGTCCGGCAGGCTCCCATCGCGGGCGAGCACACCCGGGAGGTCTGCGCCGGGGTGCTCGGGATGACGGAAACCGAGATCGACGAGATGGTGCGGGCCGGGGTTCTCCAGCCTCCGGCCACGGATCCGGCCCGCGTCCGCGAACCCGCCGCCGGCTAG
- a CDS encoding alpha/beta fold hydrolase, whose protein sequence is MQADTPSGGRTGTRLTSFVNDGLTFDVIDEGPLDGIPIVLLHGFPQTAAQWSRLTPFLHERGYRTLAPDQRGYSPGARPDGRFAYRISALVGDTAALITALGGEPVHLVGHDWGSTVAWSTAARHPQLVRTLTSISVPHPMAFARSLVSSSQALRTCYMALFQVPWIPEVVLSAAFRAAGSAGDTSLRRRAAALSGLDEEQLARLRRDIVDGGALHYALNWYRAIPIVDRRRAGQKVSAPTTHVSSTRDVFIARRGAELTAEYVTGPFDHEILDATHWVPEERPAELAAIILARTRAAG, encoded by the coding sequence ATGCAGGCCGATACACCGTCCGGGGGTCGCACCGGCACCCGGTTGACATCGTTCGTCAACGACGGACTCACCTTCGATGTGATCGACGAGGGTCCACTCGACGGCATCCCGATCGTGCTGTTGCACGGATTTCCGCAGACGGCCGCGCAATGGTCGCGGCTCACCCCGTTCCTGCACGAACGCGGCTACCGCACCCTCGCTCCCGACCAGCGCGGCTACTCGCCCGGCGCCCGGCCCGACGGGCGTTTCGCCTACCGGATCAGCGCACTGGTCGGTGATACCGCGGCGCTGATCACAGCGCTGGGCGGCGAACCCGTGCATCTCGTCGGGCACGATTGGGGGTCGACCGTCGCCTGGAGCACCGCCGCCCGGCACCCGCAGCTGGTCCGCACGCTGACCTCGATCTCGGTACCGCATCCGATGGCTTTCGCGCGTTCCCTGGTGAGCAGTAGCCAAGCCCTGCGCACCTGCTATATGGCGCTGTTCCAGGTGCCGTGGATCCCCGAGGTGGTGCTTTCCGCGGCTTTTCGCGCGGCGGGTTCGGCCGGCGACACGAGCCTGCGCCGCCGTGCTGCCGCCCTGTCGGGTCTCGACGAGGAGCAGTTGGCTCGGTTGCGCCGCGATATCGTCGACGGCGGCGCCTTGCACTACGCCCTGAACTGGTACCGGGCGATACCGATCGTCGACCGGCGGCGAGCCGGTCAGAAGGTCAGCGCGCCGACCACGCACGTATCCAGCACCCGGGATGTTTTCATCGCACGACGCGGCGCCGAGCTGACCGCCGAATACGTGACCGGCCCGTTCGACCACGAAATCCTCGACGCGACCCACTGGGTTCCCGAGGAACGCCCGGCCGAGTTGGCCGCGATCATTCTCGCGCGCACCCGCGCAGCCGGATGA
- a CDS encoding acyl-CoA dehydrogenase family protein, protein MESDLFDNDHELFRASVRGFVDKHVVPNMEKWDAQRLIDRDIWLAAGRQGLLGLSVPEEFGGPAETDYRYRVIIQEEIARAGASALQSGFSTNDDIVLNYLLRHADDEQRRRWLPGFVTGATIGAIAMSEPGAGSDLRAITTTAVRDGDDWIINGAKTFITSGILADLVIVFAKTDPDAGSKGFSLVVVEDGTPGFSRGRKLDKVGLHAQDTAELFFDNVRVPAANLLGDRGAGFAYLMRSLPLERLGIGIAAQVSAEAVFTWTMDYVRERSAFGKRIGEFQGMGFDLAELRTAIEVSRAYLDRCVRAHNAGTLTAVDAAKAKLWATELQGRVIDSGVQYHGGYGYMMEYPVARAYLDHRIQRIYGGTNEIMKEIIHRDLLKA, encoded by the coding sequence GTGGAGAGCGATCTCTTCGACAACGACCACGAACTGTTCCGCGCCTCGGTGCGTGGATTCGTCGACAAGCACGTCGTGCCGAATATGGAGAAGTGGGACGCGCAGCGGCTGATCGACCGGGATATCTGGCTCGCGGCCGGCCGCCAGGGCCTGCTGGGACTGTCCGTCCCCGAGGAGTTCGGCGGTCCCGCCGAAACCGATTACCGGTATCGGGTGATCATCCAGGAGGAGATCGCCCGGGCCGGCGCCTCGGCGCTGCAGTCCGGCTTCTCGACCAACGACGACATCGTGCTGAACTACCTGCTCCGGCACGCCGACGACGAGCAGCGCCGCCGCTGGCTGCCCGGTTTCGTCACCGGCGCGACGATCGGCGCGATCGCGATGAGCGAACCCGGCGCGGGCAGCGATCTGCGCGCGATCACCACCACCGCGGTCCGCGACGGCGACGACTGGATCATCAACGGCGCCAAAACGTTCATCACCAGTGGCATCCTCGCGGATCTGGTGATCGTCTTCGCCAAGACCGACCCCGACGCCGGGTCGAAGGGGTTCAGCCTGGTCGTGGTCGAGGACGGTACTCCCGGTTTCAGCCGCGGCCGCAAGCTCGACAAGGTGGGCCTGCACGCTCAGGACACCGCCGAACTGTTCTTCGACAATGTCCGCGTGCCCGCCGCGAACCTGCTCGGGGACCGCGGCGCCGGATTCGCCTACCTGATGCGGTCGCTGCCCCTGGAGCGACTCGGGATCGGCATCGCGGCGCAGGTCTCCGCCGAGGCGGTATTCACCTGGACCATGGACTACGTGCGCGAGCGCAGCGCGTTCGGCAAGCGGATCGGCGAATTCCAAGGTATGGGTTTCGATCTCGCGGAACTGCGGACCGCTATCGAAGTGTCCCGGGCCTATCTCGACCGATGCGTCCGGGCGCACAATGCGGGCACGCTGACCGCGGTGGACGCCGCCAAGGCGAAGCTGTGGGCCACCGAATTACAGGGCCGAGTCATCGACTCCGGCGTCCAGTACCACGGCGGCTACGGGTACATGATGGAGTACCCGGTAGCCAGAGCCTACCTGGATCACCGGATCCAGCGGATCTACGGCGGCACCAACGAGATCATGAAAGAGATCATCCACCGCGACCTCCTGAAGGCCTGA